The following proteins are encoded in a genomic region of Methanobrevibacter sp.:
- a CDS encoding 50S ribosomal protein L11 methyltransferase — protein sequence MIDLDEKIKQLNECEKCRDVQIKKFSPLKDLIDFDALDGEYMKCECGKRPLDIVMSHILKIMIEEGIAPQKATLRRNSPVPLSNFYYSGLNPQFIGEDALILLHSDFTKMVASRLFNEVPEVVCVLKGSPQTPVGQFDKDSKINHFEILVGRDEQINVMRTLLEDKIALVKNQSKHHIEVAMTTEEKLLRLHNYLDNNKINRGIAIDAMCGLGALGIYLLKWGFKKVIFNDVNPEMIENLKKNLELNNITEGYEIFNESFEDLKAEHADLCIIDAFPGADTSDILEKAEKIADNVIII from the coding sequence ATGATAGATTTGGATGAAAAAATTAAACAGTTAAACGAGTGTGAAAAATGCAGAGATGTTCAGATAAAAAAATTTTCTCCTTTAAAGGATTTAATAGACTTTGATGCGCTTGACGGAGAGTATATGAAATGTGAATGTGGAAAAAGACCTCTTGATATTGTCATGAGCCATATCCTAAAAATAATGATTGAGGAAGGGATTGCTCCACAAAAAGCCACATTAAGGCGCAATTCTCCGGTGCCTCTGTCTAATTTTTATTATAGCGGCCTAAATCCTCAGTTCATTGGGGAAGATGCATTAATACTTCTCCACTCTGATTTTACAAAAATGGTTGCTTCAAGACTGTTTAATGAAGTTCCCGAAGTTGTCTGCGTTTTAAAGGGAAGTCCCCAAACTCCTGTTGGGCAATTTGACAAAGATTCCAAAATCAATCATTTTGAAATTCTTGTAGGCAGAGACGAGCAAATAAACGTCATGAGGACATTGCTGGAGGATAAAATTGCTTTAGTAAAAAATCAGTCTAAACACCATATAGAAGTGGCGATGACCACAGAGGAAAAACTACTGAGGCTGCACAACTATCTGGATAATAATAAAATTAACAGGGGAATAGCTATTGATGCAATGTGCGGTTTGGGAGCTCTTGGAATTTATTTGCTTAAATGGGGTTTTAAAAAGGTAATTTTTAATGATGTTAATCCTGAAATGATTGAAAACCTCAAGAAAAATCTTGAATTAAATAATATCACTGAAGGATATGAAATATTCAACGAATCTTTTGAAGATTTGAAAGCGGAACATGCTGATTTGTGCATAATAGATGCATTTCCTGGTGCAGATACTTCAGATATTCTTGAAAAGGCAGAAAAAATTGCAGACAATGTAATCATTATCTAA
- a CDS encoding CpaF family protein, translating into MNKEIIPQYDITKQNYTSEEKVILSEIRENLVDLAISSGENFQVSEEKILNNIKNFLFERLDTQNTTKKYLDNLSRKLLRDIIGYGEIDPLIQDDDLEEIMIIGIKKPVYVYHRKYGMMKTNIQFNNEQELMNLIDSIARQINRRIDKESPILDGRLIDGSRINATIPPISADGPSLTIRKFRKDPLTIIDLINSKTISIELAAFFWLCIDGLGIKSANAIISGGTSSGKTTTLNALSAFINPKERIITIEDTLELQIPHEHVIRMETRPANVENKGELTMNDLVKNSLRQRPDRIIVGEVRAEEAITLFTALNTGHSGFGTLHSNDARETITRLTNEPMSVPEIMIQAIDFIIMQNRIYTPSGVSYRRISEVAEVVGIEEGVIQLNKIFQWNPETDTIDNVGISSKTLSQIANLSGISINELYREVEKRELVLKHMINFNIRSVKEVNAILELYYKDPEKVLNKIIR; encoded by the coding sequence ATGAACAAGGAAATAATACCTCAATATGACATCACTAAACAAAATTACACATCCGAAGAAAAAGTTATCCTGAGCGAAATTAGAGAAAACCTAGTCGATTTGGCAATATCCTCCGGAGAAAACTTTCAGGTAAGTGAAGAGAAAATATTAAACAACATCAAAAACTTTTTATTTGAAAGATTAGACACTCAAAACACTACTAAAAAATATTTAGACAACCTATCGCGAAAGTTGCTTAGAGACATTATCGGATACGGAGAAATCGACCCATTAATCCAAGATGATGATTTAGAAGAGATTATGATAATCGGGATAAAAAAACCTGTATATGTTTATCACAGAAAATACGGAATGATGAAGACAAACATCCAATTTAACAACGAACAAGAACTTATGAATCTAATAGATTCCATTGCAAGACAGATCAATAGAAGAATCGACAAGGAGTCTCCGATTTTAGATGGAAGGTTAATTGACGGGTCAAGAATAAACGCCACAATACCACCCATTTCAGCCGACGGCCCATCACTTACCATAAGAAAATTTAGAAAGGATCCCCTTACAATAATTGATTTGATAAATTCAAAGACGATTTCAATTGAGCTTGCGGCATTCTTCTGGTTATGCATTGACGGGCTCGGCATTAAATCTGCAAATGCAATCATATCCGGAGGAACAAGTTCAGGAAAAACAACAACACTCAATGCTCTTTCAGCCTTCATCAACCCAAAAGAAAGAATAATAACGATAGAAGACACATTGGAACTTCAAATCCCCCATGAACATGTAATCAGAATGGAAACACGTCCGGCAAATGTAGAAAATAAAGGGGAATTAACAATGAACGACCTTGTTAAAAATTCTCTAAGGCAGCGCCCGGACAGAATAATTGTAGGAGAAGTAAGAGCAGAAGAAGCCATAACATTATTTACTGCACTGAATACCGGCCATTCAGGATTTGGAACCCTACACTCCAATGATGCGAGAGAGACAATAACAAGACTTACAAATGAACCGATGTCCGTTCCGGAAATAATGATACAGGCCATCGACTTTATAATAATGCAAAATAGAATTTACACCCCCTCCGGAGTATCCTATAGGAGGATTAGCGAAGTGGCAGAAGTAGTTGGAATTGAAGAGGGAGTAATTCAATTAAACAAAATATTTCAGTGGAATCCCGAAACAGATACAATCGACAATGTCGGCATAAGCAGTAAAACATTATCCCAAATTGCAAATCTAAGCGGAATTTCAATTAATGAGCTATACCGTGAAGTGGAAAAGCGGGAATTAGTTTTAAAACACATGATAAACTTTAATATCCGTTCTGTTAAAGAGGTTAATGCAATTTTAGAACTTTATTATAAAGACCCTGAAAAAGTTCTAAATAAAATTATCCGATAG